GTGTTCTCTCGTCCCTCAGTGGGATACGGCGCGCGCCCTCCGCCGTCTTCGGTGTCCACACGCCGTCATCGTCCGAGCAACACCCCCGGTCACACGTCTCTTCTGGTGGGATACGTATCTCTCCGTCTTGGAAGTGTATCCAGTCGCGCGTCATGTGTGCGAGTTCCGAGGCGCGCATCCCGGTGTACGCCAGCGTGTAGATAACCAGCGAGTGTTTACTGTCGAACTCGTCGGCCGCATCGAGTAGTTCAGCCAGTTCAGTTTCCTCCAACGGTTCCCGTTCCCATGATACCATGACTGTATCTATGTATCACCGTGATACAACTAAGTCTTTCCGGTGCCGTCTAACTCGCTGAGAAAGGGTGTTTCGTACTGTTGCCATGGTCCGGGTGTTACACTCTACTGAAGACTGTATCATACGAGAGACGAGAGAAGGAGAGTTAGGTATC
This region of Halogeometricum sp. S3BR5-2 genomic DNA includes:
- a CDS encoding tyrosine-type recombinase/integrase, giving the protein MVSWEREPLEETELAELLDAADEFDSKHSLVIYTLAYTGMRASELAHMTRDWIHFQDGEIRIPPEETCDRGCCSDDDGVWTPKTAEGARRIPLRDERTRQLLRWWFAESDTLGMSRMTLYRRVRDVAAETGITKKVTPHVLRHTFGTRLAAQDFTASAIQSAMGHADLETSQKYIKFSGRRLHEEFDEKWRSV